The Citrifermentans bemidjiense Bem genome window below encodes:
- a CDS encoding choice-of-anchor C family PEP-CTERM protein, translating into MNTLRKAVTLAITSIVFLASIGIAQANLIANGSFEDGFYPGSTPFVTVGAGTNIIDGWSVVDGSIDWINTYWQASEGTKSIDLAGNYQHGLIVGTAFDTVAGQTYRVQFDMAGNPDRPYNKSLVSVSTGEIFTTHSFTFEQAGNTHQNMGWVTQYFDFVASSDSAELFFGDITNSLNPDEAWGAALDNVRVDAVPEPSTIFLLGAGLAGMCLWRRRA; encoded by the coding sequence ATGAATACTTTGAGAAAGGCCGTCACCTTAGCAATCACGTCTATCGTGTTTTTGGCTAGTATTGGCATAGCCCAGGCCAACTTGATAGCGAACGGCAGCTTCGAGGACGGTTTCTATCCCGGATCGACACCATTTGTCACAGTTGGTGCCGGCACGAACATCATCGACGGCTGGAGTGTCGTCGATGGCTCCATCGACTGGATCAACACCTACTGGCAAGCGAGCGAAGGGACCAAAAGTATCGATCTGGCCGGCAACTACCAGCACGGATTGATAGTAGGGACCGCGTTCGACACCGTAGCTGGGCAGACATACCGCGTGCAGTTCGACATGGCCGGCAACCCCGACAGACCCTATAACAAATCGTTGGTCAGCGTGTCGACGGGCGAGATATTCACCACCCATTCCTTCACCTTCGAGCAAGCAGGCAACACCCATCAGAACATGGGATGGGTTACCCAATATTTCGATTTCGTAGCGAGCAGCGACAGCGCGGAACTCTTCTTCGGCGACATCACCAACTCGTTGAACCCTGACGAGGCATGGGGAGCCGCCCTGGACAATGTCAGGGTGGATGCCGTACCGGAGCCTTCCACCATCTTTCTTCTTGGGGCTGGACTCGCTGGCATGTGCTTATGGCGCCGCAGAGCGTAA
- the xrtA gene encoding exosortase A, which translates to MTVAECLKHHRVQFLLVLLILAAVYWSVVPEMVQQWYEDENYSHGFVVPLIAGYFAYERRKDLASVLAEPWWPGLLLVVAGLMQLVVGWLGTEFFTMRSSLVVTLCGMTLFLLGKRLFRLMLLPLAYLLFMVPLPYIIYDMVAFPLKLFVTRVSIATLKLMGVVVMREGNIIMLPFTTLEVADACSGIRSLISLLALAVAYAFFLEMGQLRRGLLILAAIPIAISANALRVIGTGVLAQYWGARAAEGFFHEFAGLAVFVVAIALMIGLGSLLSRGKGGAA; encoded by the coding sequence ATGACAGTCGCCGAGTGTTTGAAACATCACAGGGTGCAGTTTCTTTTGGTGCTGTTGATACTGGCCGCCGTTTACTGGAGCGTTGTGCCTGAGATGGTTCAGCAGTGGTACGAGGACGAGAACTATTCCCACGGTTTCGTCGTCCCCCTGATCGCCGGGTATTTCGCCTACGAGCGCCGCAAGGATCTGGCCTCCGTGCTGGCCGAGCCTTGGTGGCCCGGGCTTTTGCTGGTGGTCGCCGGCCTTATGCAACTGGTGGTGGGTTGGCTTGGCACCGAATTTTTCACCATGCGCAGTTCCCTTGTGGTCACCCTTTGCGGGATGACCCTTTTTTTATTGGGAAAGAGGCTGTTCCGGCTCATGCTGCTGCCGCTTGCCTACCTCCTTTTCATGGTGCCGCTCCCCTACATCATCTACGACATGGTTGCCTTCCCCCTGAAACTATTCGTGACCCGCGTCTCCATAGCGACGCTGAAGCTCATGGGGGTGGTGGTGATGAGGGAGGGGAACATCATCATGCTCCCCTTCACCACGCTGGAGGTAGCCGACGCCTGCAGCGGCATCAGGTCGCTCATCTCGCTCCTCGCGCTTGCGGTCGCCTACGCCTTCTTCCTGGAGATGGGGCAGTTGCGCCGGGGCCTGCTGATCCTCGCTGCCATACCTATCGCCATATCGGCCAACGCGCTCAGGGTGATCGGTACGGGGGTCCTGGCCCAGTACTGGGGCGCCAGGGCCGCGGAAGGGTTCTTCCACGAGTTCGCGGGGCTCGCGGTCTTCGTGGTCGCCATCGCGCTCATGATCGGGCTCGGCTCTTTGCTGTCGCGCGGTAAAGGGGGTGCGGCATGA
- a CDS encoding Ig-like domain-containing protein codes for MKKRNAILTATLGILLYTNVASAAVLFSDDFDSRSDWSPAQGASGATCIPGQNCATPIPDGYYDYRVAGTEACSNTDGNHNTLNINGQHPRGGAGKSFMMWNEPCYSRSGSWGSDGLLGIDFAPQNEVYVRYWVQFQPDWRWNGDGSIDGLALGTANPSPMQKFMHISHLDPTNPNLWDFFSGTQNKPRFTPQLAKFGGGSYRLQFNLPHSPLTAARDSSASFTTNVYLGAAPLDMNVPGPAGLPAAPRDGGWHSFEFYVKLNSAGGVADGISKVWYDGALVESTTNVVWVPLGDDPAQWKWNHAWLGGNNANLYLPANEQWYAIDDVVVSTTYSGPPAQPLSLSAAAVAANTVSLSWSAGSNGVAYNVDGYRIYYGKDASNLDMKLDAGNVQQYDISSLDPSTKYYFAVSAYSKGSYDSNDNEGMRSVTASATTASGAAIAVADAVAPVDSISSPANGSTVSGNVTVNVAASDNVAVSKVELYLNGSIFGVVGSAPYTLSWNTANNPNATYTLTAKAYDAAGNVGQTTSSVVVKNAVAVLDASAPVIGSFTMPASATSLTVPVSAFAASDDIGVTGYQITENATAPAADATTWKTSAPTSFTFSAAGSRTAYAWCKDASGKVSAAKTALVSITIATADTAAPVVAFTSPVDGSKVKGTVTVSANITDNVAVSKVEYYVNGLLKLTSTSAPYSVPWGTTNYPDGSNTIMIKAYDAAGNVGQSSVTVIVANDAIAPSVSIVSPVAGSTIGGTVSVSANASDNLAVERVELYLNGALVATSTAAPYGFSWNTANAANGSYTVSAKAYDAAGNVGQASATVSVFNDTTAPSVAISSPVAGSTVNGTVSLYANASDNVGVTKVEFYLDGALQATSTAAPYGFSWNTANAANGSYTVSAKAYDAAGNVGQASATVSVFNDTTAPSVAISSPVAGSTVNGTVNLYANASDNVGVTKVEFYLDGALQATSTAAPYGFSWNTTTAASGTHTLSAKAYDASGNVGQSASVSVNVVNDSVAPVISVSAPTKDYLTSSKLPISASATDNVAVVKMEAYVDNALVISTNNSSFSVSTNIAKGVHTVTIKAYDASNNVAVFSKTVNRFF; via the coding sequence ATGAAGAAGCGTAACGCAATACTCACCGCAACCTTAGGAATCCTCTTGTACACGAACGTCGCCTCTGCCGCAGTGTTGTTCTCCGACGATTTCGATTCCCGCAGCGATTGGAGCCCGGCACAGGGGGCTTCCGGTGCTACCTGCATCCCAGGGCAGAACTGCGCCACGCCGATCCCGGATGGCTACTACGATTACCGCGTGGCGGGAACCGAGGCCTGCAGCAACACCGACGGCAACCACAATACCCTGAACATCAATGGTCAGCACCCCAGGGGGGGAGCCGGCAAGAGCTTCATGATGTGGAACGAGCCCTGCTACAGCAGGAGCGGCAGCTGGGGATCCGACGGCCTCCTGGGCATCGATTTCGCCCCGCAAAACGAGGTGTACGTCAGGTATTGGGTCCAGTTCCAGCCGGACTGGAGGTGGAATGGCGACGGCTCCATCGATGGGCTGGCCTTGGGTACGGCAAACCCGAGCCCGATGCAAAAGTTCATGCACATCTCCCACCTGGACCCGACGAACCCAAACCTCTGGGATTTCTTCAGCGGCACCCAAAACAAGCCTCGCTTCACCCCGCAGCTCGCCAAATTCGGCGGCGGCAGCTATCGGCTTCAGTTCAACCTCCCGCATTCCCCTTTGACTGCTGCACGTGATAGTTCCGCCTCTTTCACTACTAATGTATACCTCGGCGCTGCCCCTCTCGACATGAACGTACCGGGCCCCGCCGGTTTGCCGGCAGCTCCGCGCGACGGCGGGTGGCACAGCTTCGAGTTCTACGTCAAGCTGAACAGCGCAGGCGGGGTCGCCGACGGTATCTCCAAGGTCTGGTACGACGGCGCCCTGGTCGAATCGACCACGAACGTGGTGTGGGTTCCCTTAGGTGACGACCCGGCGCAGTGGAAGTGGAATCACGCCTGGCTGGGCGGCAACAACGCCAACCTCTACCTTCCGGCCAACGAGCAGTGGTACGCCATAGACGACGTGGTGGTGAGCACCACCTACAGCGGTCCTCCGGCGCAGCCGTTGAGCCTGAGCGCCGCAGCCGTCGCGGCAAACACCGTGAGCCTGAGCTGGAGCGCCGGTAGCAACGGGGTCGCGTATAACGTAGACGGCTACCGCATCTACTACGGCAAGGACGCCTCCAACTTGGACATGAAACTGGACGCGGGGAACGTGCAGCAATACGACATCTCTTCCCTCGACCCCTCCACCAAGTACTACTTCGCGGTCTCCGCCTACAGCAAGGGGAGCTACGACAGCAACGACAACGAAGGTATGCGCTCGGTGACGGCAAGCGCGACCACCGCTTCCGGTGCTGCCATCGCGGTTGCCGATGCGGTTGCACCGGTGGATTCCATCTCCTCGCCGGCTAACGGCTCCACCGTGAGCGGCAACGTGACGGTGAACGTGGCAGCCAGCGACAACGTGGCGGTCAGCAAGGTAGAGCTGTACCTGAACGGTTCCATCTTCGGCGTGGTGGGTTCGGCTCCCTACACCCTGAGCTGGAATACGGCCAACAACCCCAATGCTACCTACACCCTGACCGCGAAAGCGTATGACGCAGCCGGTAACGTGGGGCAGACAACGAGCTCCGTGGTCGTGAAAAACGCAGTCGCAGTCCTCGATGCTTCGGCCCCGGTGATCGGCTCCTTCACCATGCCCGCTTCCGCCACCTCGCTGACCGTTCCGGTTAGTGCCTTTGCCGCCAGCGACGACATCGGCGTCACCGGCTACCAGATCACCGAGAACGCGACGGCCCCGGCGGCAGACGCCACCACCTGGAAAACAAGCGCACCGACCAGCTTCACCTTCTCCGCAGCAGGTTCCCGCACCGCCTACGCCTGGTGCAAGGACGCCTCCGGCAAGGTATCGGCAGCCAAGACCGCCCTGGTCAGCATCACCATCGCCACTGCCGACACGGCCGCCCCGGTGGTCGCCTTCACCTCTCCGGTGGACGGTTCCAAGGTCAAGGGGACGGTAACCGTGTCCGCCAACATCACCGACAACGTCGCCGTGAGCAAGGTCGAGTACTACGTGAACGGCCTGCTCAAGCTGACTTCCACCTCCGCGCCCTACTCGGTTCCCTGGGGCACCACCAACTACCCCGACGGCTCCAACACCATCATGATCAAGGCCTATGACGCAGCCGGCAACGTCGGTCAGTCCAGCGTCACGGTCATCGTCGCCAACGACGCGATCGCGCCGTCGGTCTCCATCGTCTCCCCGGTGGCAGGCTCCACTATCGGCGGCACGGTATCGGTATCGGCAAACGCCAGCGACAACCTGGCGGTTGAGAGGGTAGAGCTCTACCTGAACGGCGCGCTGGTGGCGACCTCCACCGCGGCTCCCTACGGCTTCAGCTGGAACACCGCGAATGCAGCAAACGGCTCCTACACGGTGAGCGCCAAGGCTTATGACGCAGCCGGCAATGTCGGCCAGGCCTCGGCAACGGTCAGCGTATTCAACGACACCACCGCCCCCTCGGTCGCCATCTCCTCCCCGGTGGCAGGTTCCACGGTGAACGGTACCGTCAGCCTGTACGCCAATGCCAGCGACAACGTTGGGGTGACCAAGGTCGAGTTCTACCTGGACGGCGCCCTGCAGGCGACCTCCACCGCGGCTCCCTACGGCTTCAGCTGGAACACCGCGAATGCAGCAAACGGCTCCTACACGGTGAGCGCCAAGGCTTATGACGCAGCCGGCAATGTCGGCCAGGCCTCGGCAACGGTCAGCGTATTCAACGACACCACCGCCCCCTCGGTCGCCATCTCCTCACCGGTGGCAGGTTCCACGGTGAACGGTACCGTCAACCTGTACGCCAATGCCAGCGACAACGTTGGGGTGACCAAGGTCGAGTTCTACCTGGACGGCGCGCTGCAGGCGACCTCCACCGCGGCTCCCTATGGTTTCAGCTGGAACACGACGACCGCAGCCAGCGGGACCCACACCCTGAGCGCCAAGGCCTACGACGCGTCCGGGAACGTCGGCCAGTCCGCCAGCGTAAGCGTCAACGTCGTGAACGACTCGGTGGCCCCGGTGATCAGCGTGAGCGCCCCGACCAAGGACTACCTAACCTCCAGCAAGCTCCCCATCTCCGCCTCCGCGACGGACAACGTGGCAGTCGTCAAGATGGAAGCTTACGTGGACAACGCCCTGGTGATATCCACCAACAACTCCTCTTTCAGCGTCAGCACCAACATTGCGAAGGGGGTCCACACCGTCACCATCAAGGCCTACGACGCCTCCAACAACGTCGCAGTGTTCAGCAAGACGGTCAACAGGTTCTTCTAA
- a CDS encoding Crp/Fnr family transcriptional regulator, with amino-acid sequence MTRQAGQKQKAEARIISSIPFFSTLEPGEIELVERLFRKQDYDKEQIVLYEEDTSNYMYLIYSGKVRVVKLNEDGKEQIITIHKKNDFFGEMSLLDGKTSPATIIAHEESVIGLLHKDDFEKHLMSNEGIRRKIIELLCGRLRDSWEMIRILSFNAENAQDRVISLLDRLGELYGVRDDRGIIIDVKMTHQQMASYASVTRETMSRVLRTLERSGVISVLQNKAILLNHPFHQQRARH; translated from the coding sequence ATGACTCGGCAGGCAGGGCAAAAACAAAAAGCAGAGGCGCGCATCATCAGCAGCATCCCCTTTTTTTCCACCCTCGAGCCCGGCGAAATCGAACTGGTGGAAAGGCTCTTCCGGAAGCAGGACTACGATAAGGAACAGATAGTCCTTTACGAGGAAGACACCAGCAACTACATGTACCTGATCTATTCGGGGAAGGTGCGGGTGGTCAAACTGAACGAAGACGGCAAGGAGCAGATCATCACCATCCACAAGAAGAACGACTTCTTCGGAGAGATGTCGCTTCTGGACGGCAAGACCTCGCCCGCCACCATCATCGCCCACGAGGAGTCGGTGATAGGCCTTCTGCACAAGGACGACTTCGAAAAGCACCTGATGAGCAACGAGGGGATCCGCCGCAAGATCATCGAACTGCTCTGCGGCAGGCTCAGGGACTCCTGGGAGATGATCAGGATACTCTCCTTCAACGCCGAGAACGCGCAGGACCGCGTTATCTCGCTTCTGGACCGCCTGGGGGAACTCTACGGCGTGCGGGACGACCGCGGCATCATCATCGACGTGAAGATGACCCACCAGCAGATGGCGAGCTACGCGTCCGTCACCCGCGAGACCATGAGCCGGGTCTTGAGGACCCTGGAGAGGTCCGGGGTTATCTCCGTGCTGCAGAACAAGGCCATTTTACTGAACCACCCCTTCCACCAGCAGCGGGCCAGGCACTAG
- a CDS encoding Ig-like domain-containing protein — MKKLKAITATALGVLMYTSVASAAVLFSEDFNAQPDWSPSQGTSGATCIPGQNCATPIPTGFYDYRLAGTEACSNLDGKHNTLNINGLHPRGTGKSFMMWNEPCYSRSGSWGSDGLLGIDFAPQNEVYVRYWIQFQPDWRWDGDGSVGGRAVGTATTSPMEKFMHISHLNTGNTNFWDFFSGTQNKPRFTPQLAKFGGGSYRLQFNLPHSPLTAARDSSASFTTNVFLGAAPLDMNVPGPGGLPAAPRDGKWHCFEFYVKLNSAGGVADGVSKVWYDGALVGSTTNAVWIPLGDDPAQWKWNHAWLGGNNANLYLPANEQWYAIDDVVVSTTYSGPPAQPGSVTATASAANTVSLRWSPGSNGVPFSLNGYRIYYGKDATNLNMKVDVGNVQQYSISSLDPSTKYYFAVSAYNKGSYDSNDNEGMPSVTASATTVSSSTTTTTTADAVAPVASISSPATGSTVSGNVTINVAASDNVAVSKVELYLNGSIFGVVGSAPYTLSWNTANNPNATYTLTAKAYDAAGNVGQASSSVTVKNAVAVTDASAPVISSFTMPASATSLTVPVTAFAATDDVGVTGYQITESATAPAAGATTWKATAPTSCTFSAAGIRTAYAWCKDASGKVSAAKTAQVNITTATTTTGDTTAPVVSIASPVTGSTVKGAVTVSANATDNVGVKKAEFYVNGVLKLTSTTAPYSVTWGTTNYPNGSNSVTVKAYDAAGNVGQATSTVTIMNGDTTAPKVSITSPTSGSTAKGVVTVSANVTDNVGVKKVEFYVNGVLKLTSTAAPYTVTWGTTNYPNGSNSVTIKGYDAAGNVGQATTTVTVAN; from the coding sequence ATGAAGAAGTTGAAGGCAATAACGGCAACAGCGTTAGGAGTCCTGATGTACACGAGTGTCGCCTCCGCGGCAGTACTGTTCTCAGAGGATTTCAACGCGCAACCAGACTGGAGCCCTTCACAGGGGACCTCCGGTGCTACCTGCATTCCCGGGCAAAACTGCGCCACTCCCATCCCGACCGGTTTTTACGACTACCGCCTGGCCGGCACGGAAGCTTGCAGCAACCTCGACGGCAAGCACAACACCCTGAACATAAACGGCCTGCACCCGAGAGGGACGGGGAAGAGCTTCATGATGTGGAACGAGCCCTGCTATAGCAGAAGCGGCAGCTGGGGCTCCGATGGCCTCCTCGGGATCGATTTCGCCCCTCAAAACGAGGTGTACGTTAGGTACTGGATCCAGTTCCAGCCCGACTGGAGGTGGGATGGCGACGGTTCGGTCGGCGGGCGCGCCGTGGGTACGGCGACCACGAGCCCGATGGAAAAGTTCATGCACATCTCCCACCTGAACACCGGGAACACGAACTTCTGGGACTTCTTCAGCGGCACCCAGAACAAACCCCGCTTCACCCCGCAGCTCGCCAAGTTCGGCGGCGGCAGCTATCGGCTCCAGTTCAACCTCCCTCATTCCCCTCTGACTGCGGCACGTGATAGTTCTGCCTCGTTCACTACTAATGTATTCCTTGGCGCTGCCCCCCTCGACATGAACGTACCGGGCCCCGGTGGTTTGCCGGCAGCTCCCCGGGACGGCAAGTGGCACTGCTTCGAGTTCTACGTCAAGCTGAACAGCGCAGGGGGGGTGGCCGACGGCGTCTCGAAGGTCTGGTACGATGGCGCCCTGGTCGGCTCGACCACTAACGCCGTATGGATTCCTTTAGGCGATGATCCGGCCCAGTGGAAGTGGAACCACGCCTGGCTCGGCGGCAACAACGCCAACCTCTACCTGCCCGCCAACGAGCAGTGGTACGCCATAGACGACGTTGTGGTGAGCACCACCTACAGCGGCCCGCCGGCGCAGCCGGGGAGCGTCACCGCCACCGCCAGCGCGGCGAACACCGTGAGCCTGCGCTGGAGCCCCGGCAGCAACGGGGTCCCGTTCTCCCTGAACGGCTACCGGATTTACTACGGCAAGGACGCAACCAACCTGAACATGAAAGTGGACGTGGGGAACGTGCAGCAGTACAGCATCTCCTCCCTCGACCCCTCGACCAAGTACTACTTCGCGGTCTCCGCCTACAACAAGGGGAGCTACGACAGTAATGACAACGAAGGGATGCCCTCGGTAACGGCAAGCGCGACCACCGTTTCTAGCAGTACCACTACCACGACCACTGCAGATGCCGTCGCGCCGGTAGCTTCCATCTCCTCGCCGGCTACCGGCTCCACCGTGAGCGGCAACGTCACTATCAACGTGGCAGCCAGCGACAACGTGGCGGTCAGCAAGGTAGAGCTGTACCTGAACGGCTCCATCTTCGGCGTGGTGGGGTCGGCCCCCTACACCCTGAGCTGGAATACGGCCAATAACCCCAACGCCACCTACACCCTGACCGCGAAGGCCTACGACGCAGCCGGCAACGTGGGGCAGGCTTCGAGCTCGGTGACCGTGAAAAACGCAGTCGCAGTAACCGACGCTTCGGCCCCTGTGATCAGCTCCTTCACCATGCCCGCGTCCGCCACATCGCTTACCGTTCCGGTTACCGCGTTCGCCGCCACCGACGACGTCGGCGTCACCGGCTACCAGATCACCGAGAGCGCGACCGCTCCCGCGGCGGGCGCCACCACCTGGAAAGCAACCGCGCCGACCTCCTGCACCTTCTCGGCAGCAGGTATCCGCACCGCTTACGCCTGGTGCAAGGACGCCTCCGGCAAGGTATCGGCAGCAAAAACCGCCCAGGTCAACATCACCACCGCTACCACCACGACCGGGGACACGACCGCCCCGGTGGTCAGCATCGCCTCGCCGGTGACCGGTTCCACGGTCAAGGGGGCAGTGACTGTATCCGCCAACGCCACCGACAACGTCGGTGTGAAGAAGGCCGAGTTCTACGTGAACGGGGTGCTCAAGCTGACCTCCACTACCGCGCCCTACAGCGTCACCTGGGGGACCACCAACTACCCTAACGGCTCCAACAGCGTCACCGTAAAGGCGTACGACGCAGCCGGCAACGTCGGCCAGGCAACTTCGACCGTCACCATCATGAACGGCGACACTACTGCCCCGAAGGTTTCCATAACCTCCCCGACCTCCGGGTCCACCGCCAAGGGGGTAGTGACAGTATCCGCTAACGTCACCGACAACGTCGGCGTAAAAAAGGTCGAGTTCTACGTGAACGGCGTGCTCAAGCTGACCTCCACCGCGGCTCCCTACACCGTCACCTGGGGCACCACGAATTACCCGAACGGCTCCAACAGCGTGACCATCAAGGGGTATGACGCGGCCGGCAACGTCGGCCAGGCCACAACGACTGTAACCGTGGCGAATTGA
- a CDS encoding VanZ family protein: protein MNRKALLPALACVLLIAYASLFPFSGWRLPGAGLFVWCTFELPDHVSKSDLLVNVIAYVPLGYLLFRLFRRDDGRLALPFLCAVFGGSALSFAMEFTQAFLPDRTPSVVDLCTNTAGTSAGALLALCWQQAAVPEGAWSRWRASFLAAGIRGELGLCVLLLWLSSQWAPFVPSLDFGGIKNGLKPLWYTANDLSRFDLAQAGTYFFYLAGLGVVAQETFRRRALPLPLFTFFAAGVLCAKIFIQGHQLSLEALAGLFAGVPLLLAAGFLGEKSRRLMGCLLLVAGFACYELKPGVGSVAAGISWIPFKGQLAHELSGFGSILEGVWPFAAMSLLFPLGRGEARGAVWPGAAAVFSFVFLLEWQQLAIPGRIPDLTQALLALAGWLAPAFYLRSAAKGARAGAVP from the coding sequence TTGAACCGAAAAGCGCTGCTTCCGGCCTTGGCCTGCGTCCTCTTGATCGCCTACGCCTCCCTCTTCCCCTTCAGCGGCTGGCGCCTCCCCGGCGCCGGCCTTTTCGTCTGGTGCACCTTCGAGCTTCCCGACCACGTCTCCAAGAGCGACCTCCTGGTCAACGTCATCGCCTACGTCCCTTTGGGCTATCTTCTCTTCCGCCTGTTCCGCCGGGATGACGGGCGTCTGGCCCTTCCCTTTCTCTGCGCGGTATTCGGCGGGAGCGCGCTCAGCTTCGCCATGGAATTTACCCAGGCCTTCCTCCCCGACCGCACCCCCTCCGTCGTAGACCTCTGCACCAACACCGCGGGAACCTCCGCCGGCGCGCTCCTTGCGCTTTGCTGGCAGCAAGCGGCCGTGCCCGAAGGGGCCTGGTCGCGCTGGCGGGCGAGCTTTCTCGCCGCGGGAATCCGGGGGGAGCTTGGCCTTTGCGTCCTTTTGCTCTGGCTTTCCTCCCAATGGGCACCCTTCGTCCCCTCGCTCGACTTTGGAGGGATCAAGAACGGGCTCAAGCCGCTTTGGTACACGGCCAACGACCTGTCGCGCTTCGACCTGGCGCAGGCAGGCACCTATTTTTTCTATCTCGCCGGGCTCGGGGTGGTGGCGCAGGAGACCTTCCGGCGGCGCGCCCTTCCCCTCCCGCTTTTCACGTTCTTTGCGGCGGGCGTTCTCTGCGCCAAGATCTTCATCCAGGGGCACCAGCTCTCCCTGGAGGCTTTGGCGGGGTTGTTCGCTGGGGTTCCGCTACTTTTAGCGGCGGGTTTTTTGGGGGAGAAATCGAGGCGTCTAATGGGGTGTCTGCTGCTTGTCGCCGGCTTCGCCTGCTACGAGTTGAAACCGGGTGTGGGGAGTGTGGCGGCAGGTATCAGCTGGATACCGTTTAAGGGGCAGTTGGCTCACGAGCTGAGCGGTTTCGGGAGCATACTGGAAGGAGTGTGGCCTTTCGCGGCGATGTCGCTCCTCTTCCCGCTGGGGCGGGGAGAAGCGCGGGGGGCGGTCTGGCCGGGAGCGGCAGCCGTCTTTAGCTTCGTCTTCCTGCTGGAGTGGCAGCAGCTAGCGATCCCCGGTCGCATCCCCGACCTGACCCAGGCGCTCTTGGCGCTCGCCGGCTGGCTCGCGCCGGCGTTCTACCTGCGCAGTGCCGCAAAAGGTGCCCGGGCGGGGGCAGTTCCCTGA